The DNA segment GTGAAAGAGGTGGAGCTAGGATCTAAAATAAGTCTAATACCATTGCTGTTCTGCAATGACCCTgccagaaaaaaaatcagaattttcttctctttccatccacccccccctctctctctctctctctctctctttctttcttcaaccCTAGAACCAAACCATTTTACCACTTCAgttgaaagaataaaagaaaaccaagaaaaCCATTAAAAAGGGAACGGtaagaagaaaacaataattTATAAGTCAGGTGGGTTGATATGAGCTTACTCTATAATTTGTTAattattgaaagaaagaaatcataTTGTGACAAAGTATAGAAATCAGTGTACTTGCATTTATATACTAACCGTAGAAATCTCCAACATGCAGAAGGCATGAATCCCAGTGGTTGAAGCAGAAGAGAAGCATGCTCAAGCTGAAGCTTCCCTACAAAGCACCAACCCTACAATTGATGAGAATAATAAGCCAGAGACAGTACAATAGCATTAGCACCCACTCATGGCAACTTACCTGGCCTTGTTGATCCTGCTAATTGATCTGATTTTATCTCCTGGTGCTGCAGATGGAATTCCCACAAATGAGAACCTTCTTGTTGCAATTCAAGAGATGCAGAAGGCCAACTACTTCACTTTTGTCATGCTCATTAACATGTCCCCACCAGATAAAATACCAGGGAACATCACCTTCCTGATGCCCAATGACCGGGTGCTATCAAAGATTATGCTGCCAGAGCATGCGGTTACCGAATTCCTGTTGAGGCATTCCATCCCTTCTCCCCTGCTCTTTGATGACATGAAACATTTCCCAAGTGGGTCCACGATTCCAACCTGCAATTCAGACTTCATGCTCAACGTCTCTAACAATGGAAGAAGGAGCTTTTACCTCAACAATGTACAGATCATTAGCCCAAATATCTGCACGACTGGGTCTTCAATCAGATGCCATGGCATTAATGGGGTATTTTCTGTAACTGAATCGCAGCACAACTCCACGCCGCCTCCACCGACCTGCTCTTCTGCAACTCCCTCAAGGGCATCGCAGTCTCCAGCTCCGGGAGATCCCATGACTCCAATAGTGGCCGCCACATCACCCACTAGTTTGGGCGATGGTGCACAGAAATCAGGCTCTTGTTGTGCCTTGCCTTCTGCAGCATTCCTCCCCTTGATAACAACCTGCATGATACCATTGTTGATGGCTGGTGGATTTTCAAATATAGTGTTCAGTAGATAGGAAATTTTTTTACTTGTAACCATATGAAAGTGATGGGAATCCCTCATGCGGCAGATGATCAGACAATGTACCTAACCACCAAACTAAGTCAAACTCACCAGCCAACATAAACCAGTTTGTCTATTTGAATTTATTGTGCAGCTTTCTGCTTGTAGAAACCAAGATTTAGACCAGGAGAAATATGCATTAGGCAAACAGTAAAATATAGAGATATTTCCTGGTATCACTTCCATTTTGGTAAAAGGAATATATGGCAGGAATTCTAAACACCCAAACAGTTCTTTTCAATTTGAAGCATTTTATCTTTTTATGCTCAAGCAATACAACAGATGTATATTTTAAGTATACGATACCAATGCAAATTCATAAGATCTACAAAATAAACATCCACTGACAGCTGTACAGGGCTCGTTCTCAAATTCCTTAGATTCTCTCATTTGTCAAATATATTGATAAACCAGATAAAATTCCTTTGCACATATAGTATATGATGCTCCACAAAGAGTACAAATTTGTTGTATTAAACCAGTCTCCTTTGTTACACAAAGGTAGTTAAGATGATCTAGCTGCTACTCTTCCTTTAACACACAAAGGGTAATTCAATGTTCCACGCCCTTGTCAcatatactatatatatataataattcaCAAAGAGTACATAATATTTGTTGTTTATTAAATCAGTCTCCTTGGTTACACATTGCTTTAACTATAATAATACAGGTGGGTAAGATGATCTAGCTGCTACCCTTCCTCTCACACAGAAATGTAATACAAGGTTCCCGGTTCCACCATCTACATTTCCTACTAGGGCTTCAACTATTAAAGATACTTTCAAACGACAGTGAGGGAGTATACAGTTCTGGTATAAACAGATACCCAAGATTCAAAAGGTCAGCTATGTCGAAtcttttgaaaacaaaaaaaaacttaaataacTGGTTTCTGCTAATGGGTTAGGTAATGCTCCAGGAAAATATATTGGAAGCAGTGCTGCTGGTCTTATTGACCACTCTGCACAAGTTCTGTTTGCTCAGCTTGTTGATCATCATTGCCAGATTGTTGGTCATTCCTGCCAGTTCTTGGATCTTCTTGATCTCCAGGGATTTCCCCGAGTCTCTCCTGCACAACCCCAGTTTGTGAAGGTATCAAACAACATATttcatcagaaaaagaataCATGCAGTCCTGAGTGTTAGAGGGTAAAGCTACATCATGCGGTAGACACGCAGGAAGCTGGAACCACAACTGCTTCAGAAACAGTTAAGTGAACTTGGAGATTAGACTCTCAGCTCATGAACAGTCGAAGCTCCAGTGCACCCCAACTTTGGATAACTGGGGTTTGACTCATTACTTGAATTAATATAACATCAGATTGAATGCTTAATTGGGcatatgaattttttattattatgtatTCAATTATTTGCAAGTAAACTCCAGAGTTCACTGGCAGGGCCTCAATGCACCAGTATAAGGGATCCCACATGAGTGATGTTTGTGTTTAGAAAACGTGTTAGAATAAATGCAGCCACCTAGAAGTAGAATCCTGTAAGCAAAATCAAACCTCATCAAGTGATCCCTAATAGATGCCAATAGACTTTTCGTATTGGTGTTTACCCACTCAGTTGACTGATATATTACACTGATATATTACAGACTAGAATATAATCACCGAATCAGGTTTGTGTGATCTCCTACGGGGGACCAATCAAAGATCAAACAAAGTGGGTCCTACAGAAGCCAGGTCCCGTGTGTGTACCACATGTTCCGAGATTCAGTTAAGAGATTGAAAAGTCTCACTATAGATTTGACCTTCCAGCAAAAGGGGAGGACGaagagaagaagcagaagcTAATCTATTTGGTTTGCAATTATCACCTTCAGTGAAGCATTCTGTGAAAGAAGCTGCTCATACTCGCCGCGGATACAACTTACTTCAGATCTAAGAGTGGTGTTCTCttctttcaaaatttcaacGCGTTGGGCCAGCTCCTCACATTCAGCCTAAAACTCAAATAGGAACAATGAATAATCAAAACACGTACACACACCCAGCAGCTTATAATAAGAACTGCACATTGTATGGGACAATGCACCTGCTTGCGCAACCTGGATCGCCGGGCGGATTCCCTGTTTGACTGCTTTCTTCTCTGCCTTTTCAGTTCTCTCTCATCCTGAATTCAGCAAAAAAGTTGCATCAGCCAACATAGGGAAGACAAAAATAATTGCAACAAAGAATATGCAAATCAGAGTACAATATCTAGAAATACAATCCCACAAATACCTCAATGGAGACTATAAAACAAATTAGAGAAAATGCATGTGATACTTCTAGGGCATTGCTAACCTCACAGAATATGTGAGGCAGATCACTCAAAACTCGAACACCATCAGATGGAATCATTTGGAATCAGGACCCCCATAAATAAGGGCactggaaaataaaaatttaagtttCCAATAGCTGGCTGGGCTGTAACTTTCACGAGACTCACATAATAAATCCGTTAGGCAAGCATTTTCAAAACTTCTACAATGGGTGGGGTGGAGAGTTTAAAACCCAAAGCCCATGCTCATCTAAGTAGACCCTGAATTAAGAAAACTGTGTACACCCATGATACTGAATGATTGTATTTCTTGACTTCTTGTAattggtgaataaaaaatttgtgAAGCAAACAGAAAAACTTTGAGACCTCCTCCTAGTGTAGCAGATTTAAATCATGAAGCCTCTCTAAATAACAGCCCAATATAGCTCTCACTTTCAGCTCAGTGTAAGAAAGGACTCCTGTGACTTACCCTTCGAGGCACAGCTTAAAGTAAGTGCTAAGGAAAATCCTAATGCTTATATGATATATTCCATGCCAAAGGTGGTTTTGGGCTTCAATCATGCATTAActctctatttttccttttcttgacaAATACAATTATTTAAACAAATATTCACATATTTTATACATTTTCCTTTCATTAATCATATTTACTCATATAAAAGAACTCAACCTTCTATGTATTAATTTAATGGAGGCAGTATTTTGTTTGCAACCCACATGCAAATTTGGTGGACAGGCACCTGGTTCAGCAACGTTGCAGCTTGGATGGAGCTGAAAGTTTATGGAACAGCTAGATCCCAAGGTTCCTTGCCCACATGTCAAGTTTAAGCCGAATCGGAGTTGGCGAAGCCACAAAACAAGGCATTGAAGAATCTGGGACTAGCAAGAGGGTGGATAGGACTACCATggggtgcatggacatacattaATGCAATCTCAGGTCACAAACCCTGCTTTCGGGTCTCTATGGGCACACAAAAGTgatgaaattatcaaaaatagaATCGACTGGAGATTTTGCAATTATTAAAACAGTTCAGATCCTTGAAAGTGAAGTAATCAACAGTACCAAACTCTAAAAGGAATCCTGAATAAAAAAAAGCGTTTCTGGCAATTAAAGTTAAATGAGGGATAAAATATAAGGACGCCAAAGATATGACGGGCTTTTACGGAAATAACaaaaagatttttatttaagaaaataagaagaagaggtaTCATCTTCCTCGAGACAAGAGCAGTATCCCAGTGGTATAGTCTGGTTGCAAACAAGAAATCTCATCAAATTGTAGGCCAACCAAGATGAAACCTGGGACGTAGATCCATAAAACTTGAAGGCCTACCATTTCCAAGCAACATATACTTCAGCACAGCAACTGATTCATTGAGATTTAAGGACTGAAACTGAGCCTAGCGGTAATAGCAGAGCCAGATTTGATTTCAGGTTGAAATCTTCCAGCAGGGTTGAACCTCAGGGGCAAAAAGATCTATGGTTCAAGTCGCCAAGAGGTAAGGCACTACTCCCCAGAATTTCAGGCCCAAAGGTTTAGAATCAAAGGAGTTCCAACAACTTTCTCTTAACTCAAGAATACCGCACATAGCAGAGAAAGAAATATGAAAGCAGAATATGActaggaagagaagaaaataggagaaataaagGGAGGAAGGAGGGACTGGACCTGAAGTAGGAAGAGGACTGACGAGGAGAGGTAAACCAGGAGCCCCGATCGGCTCTGGTAGACAAGCCACACAGGCAACAACTCAAACAAAAATTCAATATCAATCTCTAAATAATCAATCGGTGCAGTAATGTAAATATCTAAAACAAAACGGGAAAGCAAATTGGACTCAATCTTTTACTCTACCAATGCTACCTAAATTCCAATATAAATTAAAGTGCAAAGTACAAAAATGACCCCAACTAAATAACAGATCCGTACCAACCCCTATCAGACCAGAATCCTCCTGGTTTGGATTTGGTTCATCTGGGTCTGAGTTTGCAGATCGGATCATGCTGGTCCAGCCACACACAAGCAATTACATCAAATGGAGCGTAAATGATAGAATTTGAGACAGAAAATTTGCCACATGATCAACCTAGACCATCGTCTAGATATTCAACGATCAAAATTACAAAATCACTCTTCCACATGGTACAAAAATGTTTGCCCACCAATAGATTTTTGTTGCGGTTTACCGACCAAAAAATATCTCCCCTTAATTCAATAACTAAAAACCCCTTTGTTCATAAGACTTAAAACTCAAACCTCATGATGCCTCATATCAAACACACTTCAGTTTTAAGAAATTGTTTCAgctcatccttttttttttttcaaagagataTCTCAGGTCTTCATGCAGTTTTTTTATTCCTAGGTCCTCTGATCAATCAAAAATAGATTAGGGAAGCTGAGTTGTTTGGGTAGTTAGTTGTTGGTCTTCTTTTCATTTGTTCTCCATTTTGATATAAGTGAATTTTTCAATAGTTCGGGCTGCTCCCAGCGGCAGAATCAAGGTTGAACCATGTTGACCCTTCGCACAATCTCGAGACGAACCAGGTCTAAACTGATTTTTGGGCTTAACAAgatcttttaggatttatttaatTAGAGAAAGATTTGAgttatttatttgggaaaaaatatgtgatcttttattttgatagttATTAGGCTAATTAGGTAGTTTCCAATTTAAGTTTAGGCTAATTAGGTAGTTTCCAATTTAAGTTTTATTGAGTTTCTATcatattttagggtttagaagatatgagattttatttgattttagtttagattttaattaggaagttttaatttcagtttggtATAAATAGGCATGTAACCCAACTTGCTAAGCATGTTTTCaagaatgaattgaatgaatGGTTATAGTACCGGGTAGGTGCTTAATCCTAGTCATGTGACCATCCTTTCCacccctctctctctgaaaTCTCTCCTTTCCCCCTTCCCCATCAATCGGTGGCTACTTCTTTACTGTTCTTGTTGGAGTGTATCATGATATTTCCTGCTGCCCTGTTTCAAACTGGATTTTGGTGACCCATAGGAATCGATAGATCTCCCTCATCTCATCCTCTTTCCTCAAATTTTTGGGTGTTAGTTCATCATTGAGAGGCGACTCTAACCCTTGAATCTCAGGCATGAAAGTGATCCCTGTTGTGAGAGATTCATCTGCAACCCTAACCAAATCTGTATCTGCCGCCCTTGTGATTCCAGGAGTAGAATCTGAACATAATACTTGATCTTTTACGTTTATTTTGCCTCAGGGAGGAATCCTAGAATTCCATCTATTTTCCGAATTTGGAAAAGTGCGGATTTTCAAGAACGGGAATCTTTATGATATGTTGGGACTCTTATGATAATCATCCACACCTGAAATGAATCTTGATGCCTGAAAGTTGGATAGGATGGCCCCTACGTAAGGATTATATTGATTGATAGAGCTGGAAGATGCGATCCTACACTTGCAATTTCAGCCCAATCCTAGTCCTGACCAATGAGATCCTTCACTTGGAATAGAGGCAACCCTCAATGGTTTTAGGGATTTCGaaggttgaagatgattttCAATTGTAAATTGTGTTTAACGTTCTTTTCTGTTATCCCATAATAGACCTACCTTAGCCCTTTAATACCTAATGTCCTTATTTTAACTTTGTTTCCAAGAATACCCTTTAACCCATCTTTGTTACTATGCTACTTCTAGGTGGAAGTTCTTGGATTACTATTCTGCCACCCCTTACTAGAAACTTCAGCATCTCTACAAATTGTCATTGTAAGCTTGTATTTGGATTTTAACTAATTAAGTGGGCCCATAAGTGATCCGACTAGGTTTTGGGACCCAGATCCGCATCagtccctctctccctctcttttcttcctcctcacctccctttctctgcttcttcatctttggTTGGAGCATCGTCGGTGGAGCTGCGACTTGGCCATTAGCCCGTAGGTCACCATCCCCGCTAGGCCTGTCTAGGCTCGTTTGGCTTCCCACGCAGCGAGCATCCTCGACGCCTCCAATTCCATTCTCCTGCTCTCTCCCCAATCGCCATCTTGCACCGCCGCTGCTTGGTCTCCAGCTAGCCTTGCAAGTGCCTGGCTCACTTGGCTAACGCCGATTTGCTGCCAGCTACATGACCAGAAGCCTATCAGGCCGCCATCTATGCTCGGTTGAAAGCCTTTTCGCCGTTGCCCTCCACAAGGCCGGCACCCTCCATCGTGGTTGTCACCTCCGCTAGGCCAACTGCTTGTTTGGCCATGGCCCTCCGCAAGGCCAGCGCACTGCCGCCATGGCTTACCTCTTGACAGATGTGCTCTCGTGACGgccaagaagatgaagagatgagataGGTTGTTAGGGTTTGTGGAACCCTAATTCGATTAGACTTGGTTGCCCTTGCTTGTAATAGGATTCTTTGTTTTGTATttagcccatgtgggctttcaATTGTTATGGGCATGTTAGTGACAAGTTTTTGAGTCTTTGAGCCCATGTGGGCCTTGGTTGTAGACCTTTATGGGCCTTTGTTACCCTTATTGGGTTTGTAACTTTCCCTTTGGCGCTatattctccctcccccttctttcaatgcatttaatattttatccaaaaaaaaaaaaccaaattcaGTAGTTTGGAGGTCTTTATTTTTAGTCTGGGTCATATTCCAGTCATTCATCAAGCCCTCTTTTCATAGGGCAAAATCTCTGTTCTGCTTCAATTTGATCTGTGTTTGTTTTCCTTTACAGTTCAACCACCCACTATCTCAAGATGTGAAGTTGTTTGGTAGAGTTGAGGCCAAAATAGGATTAGGGTATAGTCTAAATGTTATCTTTGAGAGTCATGAGtagtcttattttattttttggggggaatTCTCGTTAACCTCCCCTGAGGTATACCTCGATATTAAGACCATCCCTCCTTGTTTCAACAATTACGACAACCTCCCCTACTTTTGAAAATTAATTACATCCAAACCCACTCCGTTAGTCAAGGACTGTTAAGTAGTGAAGTACCTATTCTACCCTTTTAAAGGTGAAAATACCCTCTTAATGTAGTGAAGTACCTATTCTACCCTTTCAACCCAAAGCACACACTGTTCTTCTTCCCCAACCTAAGAACCCTCCTAGCCAAAGAACATTCAACCTGCATCCTTACCTCCACTGCAATCCTACACACGGGCAACAACTGATGAAGAAAGGCTTCACCCCAACAACCATCGTTATCACTCTAGAGACAACTGTCGATGGGGCTGCTTTAACGTTTGTAAAGTGTCAACTCTTTCTTTCCATATCATCGTCACTTCTTCAATCAAAACATTTCAGTTTAGTTCTTTGTTAGTACCCTGACCTGATTTTGACATTTTTCAACAGTGCCTGCCCATTTGGGCCTGTTGAGTCAGCCTCAgctcactccaaaaaaaaaaaagcaaaagagaatGGACATAGTGGAAATGTGGCTACAGTTGAAACGTGGATCTACTTTTAAATTCAATTCACAGTAAGCTGAGACTAGTGGGGCCATTTTTTTATGGACCAGGTTGTTTGACTAAGCTTAGAACTTAACATAGGAAGACTTAGACTTAGAATTAGTACCACCTCACTCAATacttttaagtattggtatcggtgttCATATTAATCTCAGCTGATATCGATATATGTCAATATGACATCAATACAGACTCAGTGAAATTGGGTCGTATTGAGTCGTATTGAGTTGATTTGGTTGGCTAGATCCATTTTTTGTCAATCCACTCGATTCATATTGGTACGGTCAACTTACCTTCGCTGGAGGTTGCATATTCCTCAGGTGGCCAAAAAGATGCAGCTTCTCAAGAGACTTGAGAGTTGCAGGTCCTCAGGTGCCAGTCGTAGGCATGAAGGAATGAAGAAGTCCAGGGTTTCATTCGGATCAAATCATTCTCAATGGTAATACAGGTAAGTGGGGTTGGGTAATTTGTGTTCTAGTGCAAAAGGTAAGATAGTCATTTGTATTTCAGATTTAACATCGTTAGAAAAGACAGGACAGTTGTAATTGttgaaacaaggggagatagtCTTAATATTGAGGTATACCTCAGGAGGGGACAATTCAAATTCCCCtattttaatttattcatttttttcggGGTGTGGCATTGAGGTTTTTTCTTTGGGGTGAGGTGGGACAGTAAAGGAATAAATTAATTAGGAGACTACAAAGCTATAAATACTTCGTTCCTTTTCAAACAGAGTTGAAAAATCTCTTAACAGTGCTGGACCTACTATTGTCTCTACCCATACTAGGTGTAGTTCCT comes from the Macadamia integrifolia cultivar HAES 741 unplaced genomic scaffold, SCU_Mint_v3 scaffold1430, whole genome shotgun sequence genome and includes:
- the LOC122063704 gene encoding bZIP transcription factor 16-like (The sequence of the model RefSeq protein was modified relative to this genomic sequence to represent the inferred CDS: added 207 bases not found in genome assembly) gives rise to the protein MPMQAAAAPGGVTGPTTNLNIGMDYWGAPAASSIPALRGKVPSTPVPGTMVPTGAVGSREGVPTELWIQDERELKRQRRKQSNRESARRSRLRKQAECEELAQRVEILKEENTTLRSEVSCIRGEYEQLLSQNASLKERLGEIPGDQEDPRTGRNDQQSGNDDQQAEQTELVQSGQ
- the LOC122063703 gene encoding FAS1 domain-containing protein SELMODRAFT_448915, yielding MATYLALLILLIDLILSPGAADGIPTNENLLVAIQEMQKANYFTFVMLINMSPPDKIPGNITFLMPNDRVLSKIMLPEHAVTEFLLRHSIPSPLLFDDMKHFPSGSTIPTCNSDFMLNVSNNGRRSFYLNNVQIISPNICTTGSSIRCHGINGVFSVTESQHNSTPPPPTCSSATPSRASQSPAPGDPMTPIVAATSPTSLGDGAQKSGSCCALPSAAFLPLITTCMIPLLMAGGFSNIVFSR